From the genome of Thermogutta terrifontis, one region includes:
- a CDS encoding UvrB/UvrC motif-containing protein, translating to MKCQRCDRPATYHITELTGPTPVEVHLCEQHAHEYLSGGSKATVEMTQVAEQVAQHYAKHMAVGQAAEEMKRADQQTCPCCGISFYKFRSQGRLGCPYDYKAFREQLEFLLANIHGETRHKGKRSSKPPELAARRTELIRLRREMREAVEAEEYERASQIRDEIRRIESEAV from the coding sequence ATGAAGTGCCAACGCTGCGATCGACCGGCGACCTACCATATCACGGAGTTGACGGGGCCAACCCCGGTAGAGGTGCACTTGTGCGAGCAGCACGCGCACGAATATTTGTCGGGGGGAAGCAAGGCCACTGTCGAAATGACCCAAGTGGCGGAGCAGGTGGCTCAGCACTATGCCAAACATATGGCGGTGGGACAGGCGGCCGAGGAGATGAAGCGGGCCGATCAACAAACCTGTCCCTGCTGCGGGATCAGTTTCTACAAGTTCCGGAGTCAGGGACGGCTGGGCTGTCCGTACGATTACAAGGCCTTCCGCGAACAGCTAGAGTTCCTTCTGGCTAATATTCATGGGGAGACGCGGCATAAAGGGAAGCGCTCATCCAAACCTCCCGAGCTTGCCGCGCGGCGCACGGAACTGATTCGCCTGCGGCGCGAGATGCGTGAGGCTGTGGAAGCCGAAGAATACGAGCGAGCATCTCAGATCCGCGACGAAATCCGTCGCATTGAGTCGGAGGCTGTTTAG
- the trpS gene encoding tryptophan--tRNA ligase, with amino-acid sequence MIVVSGIQPTGRFHWGNYFGAIKQYVELQDQADASYYFIANLHALTTVRDPEVLRRNTIDAAIDLLALGINPDRATLFVQSDVPEVTQLCWLLMTCTPMGLLERCHAYKDKKAKGLPADAGLFTYPVLMAADILAYDADTVPVGEDQIQHIEVCRDIAGSFNHLYGEVFVMPRAKIMEKAARVPGTDGEKMSKSYNNTIGIFDDPKVVRKTIMRIVTDSRPIHEPKDPETDHLFQLYSLFVGEKEREAMAARYRAGGFGYGEVKQALADAAEKYFAEAREYRKELEAKPQFVREVLGDGAAMARKKAAEVLARAQAACGIKYA; translated from the coding sequence ATGATCGTCGTTTCTGGCATTCAACCCACTGGCCGATTTCATTGGGGGAATTATTTTGGTGCCATCAAGCAATATGTTGAGCTGCAGGACCAGGCAGATGCCTCGTACTATTTCATTGCCAATCTCCATGCGCTGACGACCGTGCGCGATCCTGAGGTTCTGCGACGGAACACCATTGATGCCGCGATCGACCTTCTGGCTTTGGGGATCAATCCAGATCGGGCCACGCTCTTCGTCCAGTCCGACGTGCCGGAAGTGACCCAGCTCTGCTGGCTACTGATGACCTGCACCCCGATGGGACTTCTGGAGCGGTGTCACGCGTACAAGGACAAAAAAGCCAAGGGGCTACCGGCCGATGCCGGTCTGTTTACCTACCCGGTGTTGATGGCTGCCGACATCCTCGCCTACGATGCGGACACCGTTCCGGTCGGCGAGGACCAGATTCAGCACATTGAGGTGTGTCGGGACATTGCGGGAAGCTTCAATCATCTTTATGGCGAAGTCTTCGTGATGCCTCGCGCCAAAATCATGGAAAAGGCGGCCCGCGTGCCGGGGACGGACGGCGAAAAAATGTCCAAAAGCTACAACAACACGATCGGTATTTTTGATGATCCCAAGGTGGTGCGCAAAACCATCATGCGAATCGTCACGGATTCGCGTCCCATCCACGAACCGAAAGATCCGGAGACAGATCACCTCTTCCAGTTGTATTCCCTATTTGTGGGAGAAAAAGAGCGAGAAGCGATGGCGGCGCGCTATCGCGCAGGCGGATTCGGTTACGGAGAGGTCAAGCAGGCCCTGGCCGATGCCGCCGAGAAATACTTTGCAGAGGCTCGCGAGTACCGCAAAGAATTGGAAGCGAAGCCGCAGTTTGTTCGAGAAGTCCTGGGAGATGGGGCGGCGATGGCGCGCAAAAAGGCGGCGGAGGTTCTGGCGCGTGCGCAGGCAGCTTGTGGGATCAAGTATGCATGA
- the acpS gene encoding holo-ACP synthase, whose product MRVLGVGTDITECLRIARMIERHGEVFLQRVYTPAEIAYCQSRRQSVQHFTGRWAAKEAVLKALGTGWVKGISWLDVEILNRPGGRPEVILRDGAKEVADKLGVKEVWISISHCRSHATAFAIAMGPDSKNDMNEP is encoded by the coding sequence ATGAGGGTACTCGGGGTTGGCACAGACATCACCGAATGCCTCCGGATTGCCCGCATGATTGAAAGGCATGGGGAGGTGTTTTTGCAGCGGGTGTACACACCGGCGGAGATCGCCTATTGTCAGAGTCGCCGGCAGTCTGTGCAGCATTTCACGGGAAGGTGGGCAGCCAAAGAGGCCGTTTTGAAGGCGCTGGGAACTGGTTGGGTGAAAGGGATCAGTTGGCTGGATGTTGAGATTCTCAATCGGCCCGGTGGGCGGCCGGAGGTGATACTCCGGGACGGTGCCAAGGAGGTAGCAGACAAACTGGGTGTGAAGGAGGTTTGGATTTCGATTTCGCACTGCCGGAGCCATGCCACGGCATTTGCAATTGCCATGGGACCGGATTCAAAAAACGACATGAATGAGCCGTGA
- a CDS encoding protein arginine kinase: MISTLDDLMHGCGEWLRGEGPENDIVISTRIRLARNLADFPFTSIATEADRRQILDRVKEVVNNSPFREQVFYVDVDALSDLDRHFLVERQLISRELAEGQGPRGVFIDRAERFSIMINEEDHLRIQAVQSGFQLQATWELIKQWDDYLDQHLVFAFDEEWGFLTACPTNVGTGMRVSVMLHLPASVITRQMDQTLRSLEKLELVVRGLYGEGSQAMGDFYQVSNQVTLGRSEEELINKMAQVVPAVVAAERKAREFLLAEGHENLHDRVSRAYGILKTAQTISAEETLHLLSSVRMGIHLGLIQEIPIQLLNELFLFTQPAHLQKLAGSELDSADRNIERARFLRRKLGELSKKV, translated from the coding sequence ATGATCTCAACACTCGATGACCTGATGCATGGTTGTGGAGAATGGCTCCGCGGTGAGGGGCCGGAAAACGATATTGTCATCTCTACGCGAATTCGACTGGCAAGAAACCTCGCAGATTTTCCATTTACGAGCATCGCCACTGAAGCGGATCGGCGTCAGATCCTGGATCGCGTGAAGGAAGTTGTCAACAACAGCCCTTTTCGCGAGCAAGTATTTTACGTGGACGTGGACGCACTGTCGGATTTGGATCGCCATTTTTTGGTGGAGCGACAGTTGATCAGCCGGGAACTGGCCGAGGGACAGGGACCGCGTGGAGTTTTTATCGATCGGGCAGAGCGCTTCAGCATCATGATCAACGAGGAGGATCATCTGCGGATCCAGGCTGTGCAAAGCGGTTTTCAACTTCAGGCCACTTGGGAGTTGATCAAGCAATGGGATGATTATCTCGACCAGCATCTCGTGTTTGCGTTCGACGAAGAATGGGGCTTCCTGACGGCATGTCCTACCAATGTGGGGACGGGCATGCGGGTCAGCGTGATGCTGCACCTTCCCGCCTCCGTGATCACCCGCCAGATGGACCAGACCCTGCGCAGCCTCGAGAAGTTAGAGTTGGTCGTGCGGGGACTCTATGGAGAAGGCTCCCAGGCGATGGGAGATTTTTACCAGGTCAGCAACCAAGTCACGCTGGGAAGGAGTGAGGAAGAACTCATCAATAAGATGGCCCAGGTCGTACCGGCCGTGGTTGCCGCAGAAAGAAAAGCCCGGGAGTTCCTCCTTGCCGAAGGGCACGAAAATCTCCATGACCGTGTGAGTCGTGCCTATGGAATTCTCAAGACTGCCCAAACAATTTCCGCCGAGGAAACGCTTCACCTGCTGTCGAGCGTCCGCATGGGAATCCATCTGGGACTCATTCAGGAGATTCCAATCCAACTTCTCAATGAACTTTTCCTGTTCACCCAACCAGCTCACTTACAGAAACTGGCGGGTAGCGAGCTCGACAGCGCCGACAGGAATATCGAACGGGCGCGATTTCTACGACGCAAGTTAGGCGAACTTTCGAAGAAAGTCTAA
- a CDS encoding DUF1501 domain-containing protein: MSDVANTHVVLNAEGPQLSTRLSRRAALKRGIFGALALYLGRSGVLPRHAWAFDPTLPATKPAKAKAVIQIWMWGGPPHLDTFDPKPEAGSDYCGPFTSPIATNVSGIRINELLTELAKIADKYSLIRSMTHGVNAHETASYLVQTGRMPGDRIVYPAVGAVVAYFKGQPPEYEGLIPPYIVLTEPQGRFSEAGFLGPRFKPFATGGDPARTPFTVEGIVTPGVTVARQKSRRELLQNLDLLRQVMGDDPQIQEIKQAEEQAYDLILGTSGKAFDPSEEPQEVREKYGTTTFGQSCLVARRMVERGVRYITINYKGWDTHKENFVVMRRKLPEFDRGLASLIQDLADRGLLDSTIVWCCGEFGRTPKIAWEAPWNGGRHHYGPAFSALVAGGGFKGGHVVGATDRTGSEVKDRPVHPTDLIASMYELLGIDPGTTIRHPQGYMVRLIPEPENGATSGGLLREIM, translated from the coding sequence CCTCTACCTCGGCCGCTCGGGAGTTCTCCCCCGTCATGCTTGGGCCTTTGATCCGACTCTTCCGGCCACCAAACCTGCAAAGGCAAAAGCCGTGATCCAAATTTGGATGTGGGGCGGTCCGCCACACTTGGACACGTTCGACCCAAAACCCGAGGCGGGCAGCGATTACTGCGGACCATTCACAAGCCCCATCGCAACGAACGTCAGTGGCATTCGGATCAACGAACTGCTCACGGAACTGGCAAAAATCGCGGATAAGTACAGTCTCATCCGCAGCATGACGCACGGCGTCAACGCCCATGAAACGGCTTCCTACCTGGTGCAAACAGGACGCATGCCGGGAGACCGGATCGTCTATCCCGCCGTGGGGGCAGTAGTGGCCTACTTCAAGGGACAACCACCAGAATACGAGGGTTTGATTCCTCCGTATATCGTGCTGACCGAACCGCAAGGGCGGTTCTCTGAGGCGGGATTTTTGGGCCCACGCTTTAAACCGTTCGCCACGGGCGGCGATCCAGCCCGAACCCCGTTCACCGTGGAAGGGATTGTAACACCCGGAGTGACTGTGGCCCGGCAAAAAAGTCGCCGGGAACTCTTGCAAAACTTGGATCTTCTGCGCCAGGTTATGGGGGATGATCCCCAAATTCAAGAAATCAAACAGGCCGAGGAACAGGCCTACGACCTGATTCTGGGCACCAGCGGTAAGGCCTTTGATCCGAGCGAGGAACCGCAGGAAGTGCGGGAGAAATATGGGACGACCACCTTCGGTCAATCCTGTTTGGTGGCTCGGCGGATGGTGGAACGCGGTGTCCGTTACATCACAATCAACTACAAAGGCTGGGACACCCATAAAGAGAACTTCGTGGTCATGCGGCGTAAGCTGCCCGAATTCGATCGCGGACTGGCCTCCCTGATTCAGGACCTGGCCGATCGCGGCCTGCTTGACTCGACGATCGTCTGGTGCTGCGGAGAGTTCGGCCGGACTCCAAAGATCGCATGGGAAGCTCCGTGGAACGGCGGTCGGCACCACTATGGCCCGGCGTTCTCTGCTCTTGTGGCGGGCGGTGGGTTCAAGGGTGGCCATGTGGTGGGGGCAACAGACAGGACGGGCTCCGAAGTCAAAGACCGACCTGTGCATCCAACCGACCTGATCGCCAGCATGTATGAGCTTTTGGGAATTGATCCTGGGACCACCATCCGCCATCCGCAGGGATACATGGTCCGACTGATCCCCGAGCCGGAAAACGGGGCCACATCAGGCGGCCTGTTGAGAGAAATTATGTAA
- a CDS encoding PPC domain-containing protein — protein sequence MKCVKAYFKPTPRGLFRLFRRESVSTAYRITGVLTVIAGLFWSTTAWAQQMRTRREPHIGYAYPAGAQLGTSVQIVVGGQYLDGVTDVLIAPLSPEISGTELPKGTFVRLTKPLTNKQANDLAQKLREIQDKVRRELRQRRAGFNVVAYRQLLVKFAAEEGITEEMLKALEEFRKYRTDPKRQFNPQIAERATVQVSLSPNVQPGWYMLRLKTVNGISDPVRFHVTSWKEILESEPNDKESPTVVNEEFPVVLNGQIQPGDVDYFRIHAKKGQHLVVAVLARELIPYLADAVPGWFQATLRILDSSGREMAYVDDFWFHPDPVLAFDVPSDGDYVIEIKDAVYRGRDDFVYRIVVGEVPYVTGVFPVGGRVGENATLQLMGWNLPEKQIFLRGLKGQPGIRSLELPAWARWAHPVQFALSEWPEAMEHEPNDTPESAEKISIGTVINARIDRPGDQDVFRFTGTKGQKLVAEVIGRRVFSPVDSLLRILDEQGNVVGVNDDFEDKSVGLLTHHADSYLEVTLPRDGAYFVEVTDMQHQGGEAFVYRLRLSLPRPDFELRVVPSVINTSPGTVVPVDVYAVRRDGFDQGIELLITKGPEGTRLSGGWIPPGTDHVVVTLTVPRNADSGLVEIELAGKATANGQEIVRKAVPADDMMQAFYYHHLVPAERFALNLSGRARYPVPWTFGASEAVRIPAGGEAEFRLPLGSAWFPENTTLQLTSAPEGITLAKVDRRQSGYVLVFQADKEKIKPGTRGNLILGMFVENRPRTAGSTALRTQRFFAGCLPALPFEVVSE from the coding sequence ATGAAGTGCGTGAAGGCTTATTTCAAACCGACACCGCGCGGGTTGTTTCGGTTATTCCGCCGAGAATCCGTGTCCACAGCGTATAGAATCACCGGCGTCCTTACAGTAATCGCGGGTCTGTTCTGGTCCACGACGGCTTGGGCGCAGCAGATGAGAACGCGACGAGAGCCGCACATTGGGTATGCCTATCCCGCAGGCGCGCAATTGGGGACCAGCGTGCAAATCGTTGTAGGCGGCCAGTATTTAGATGGCGTGACGGATGTGTTGATCGCACCGCTGTCGCCGGAAATCTCAGGCACAGAACTTCCCAAAGGGACGTTCGTGAGACTGACCAAACCGCTCACAAACAAACAGGCCAACGATCTCGCTCAAAAATTGCGGGAGATTCAGGACAAGGTTCGGCGCGAGTTGCGACAGCGGCGTGCCGGTTTCAACGTGGTGGCTTATCGCCAGCTTCTCGTCAAGTTCGCGGCAGAAGAAGGCATCACAGAGGAAATGTTGAAGGCCCTGGAGGAATTCCGAAAGTATCGGACCGACCCCAAGCGGCAGTTCAACCCGCAGATTGCGGAACGCGCAACAGTGCAGGTATCGCTGTCCCCGAACGTCCAGCCCGGTTGGTACATGCTCCGCTTAAAAACGGTGAACGGCATTTCAGATCCCGTGCGGTTCCACGTCACTTCGTGGAAGGAAATTCTGGAAAGTGAACCAAACGACAAGGAATCGCCCACCGTCGTTAATGAAGAATTCCCCGTGGTGCTTAATGGTCAAATTCAACCGGGAGATGTGGACTACTTTCGCATCCATGCCAAAAAGGGGCAACATCTGGTGGTGGCAGTTCTCGCCCGGGAACTGATTCCCTACCTTGCAGACGCGGTTCCCGGGTGGTTTCAGGCTACGTTACGAATTCTGGATTCTTCAGGACGCGAAATGGCCTATGTCGACGACTTCTGGTTCCATCCCGATCCCGTGCTGGCGTTTGATGTGCCGTCTGACGGCGATTATGTCATCGAGATAAAGGACGCCGTCTACCGAGGGCGGGACGACTTTGTCTATCGCATCGTGGTAGGAGAAGTTCCCTACGTAACCGGCGTCTTCCCCGTTGGTGGGCGAGTCGGAGAGAATGCCACGCTCCAGCTCATGGGCTGGAACCTGCCCGAGAAACAGATTTTCTTGCGGGGACTTAAAGGCCAACCGGGCATCCGGTCACTTGAGCTTCCCGCCTGGGCCCGTTGGGCTCACCCGGTTCAATTCGCACTCTCCGAGTGGCCAGAAGCAATGGAGCATGAACCCAATGACACTCCCGAATCTGCGGAAAAGATCTCTATCGGCACGGTGATTAATGCGCGGATAGATCGGCCCGGTGACCAGGATGTATTCCGATTCACCGGCACCAAGGGCCAAAAATTGGTCGCGGAGGTGATTGGACGCCGCGTCTTTTCGCCAGTTGATTCTCTTCTTCGCATCCTCGATGAGCAGGGCAACGTGGTAGGTGTCAACGATGATTTTGAAGACAAGAGCGTGGGTCTCCTGACACACCACGCCGACTCTTATTTGGAAGTGACACTTCCCCGTGATGGTGCTTACTTTGTCGAGGTCACCGATATGCAGCATCAGGGCGGTGAGGCGTTCGTCTATCGCCTTCGGCTCAGCCTACCACGGCCGGATTTTGAACTCCGTGTGGTTCCCTCAGTTATCAATACCTCTCCGGGAACGGTGGTACCGGTGGACGTGTATGCCGTGCGTCGTGACGGGTTTGATCAGGGCATTGAGCTTTTGATCACAAAAGGTCCGGAAGGGACTCGTCTCAGTGGAGGATGGATCCCACCGGGCACCGACCACGTTGTCGTCACGTTAACCGTGCCACGGAACGCGGATTCGGGATTGGTGGAAATCGAGCTGGCGGGTAAAGCCACGGCTAACGGACAGGAAATTGTGCGAAAAGCCGTGCCGGCCGACGATATGATGCAGGCCTTTTATTACCATCACCTGGTTCCTGCCGAGAGATTTGCCCTCAATCTGAGCGGCCGTGCACGCTATCCTGTGCCGTGGACCTTCGGGGCCAGCGAAGCAGTGCGAATACCAGCAGGCGGGGAAGCGGAGTTCCGACTTCCCCTTGGCAGTGCCTGGTTCCCGGAAAATACGACACTTCAGCTAACTTCTGCTCCCGAGGGAATCACTTTGGCGAAGGTCGATCGCAGACAATCGGGATACGTGCTCGTTTTTCAAGCCGACAAGGAGAAAATCAAACCGGGCACGCGGGGCAATTTGATATTGGGAATGTTCGTGGAAAACAGGCCTCGCACCGCTGGTTCGACTGCTCTACGCACTCAGCGATTCTTCGCCGGATGCTTGCCAGCTCTTCCATTCGAAGTGGTATCGGAGTAG
- a CDS encoding HU family DNA-binding protein: MTKRDIVRQIAEELGLPQSQTREVVQRTFDAIIDILTTEHKIELRNFGVFKIKLRKSRRAMNPKKKTEIRVPEKFVVRFKPGKELRKRLEAMSKKLKSATKESVPRTPA, translated from the coding sequence GTGACTAAGCGAGATATCGTGCGACAGATTGCGGAGGAACTAGGACTCCCCCAGTCGCAGACGCGAGAGGTTGTTCAGCGCACATTTGACGCCATCATCGATATCCTGACGACGGAACACAAAATTGAGCTGAGAAACTTCGGGGTTTTCAAGATTAAGCTGCGAAAATCGCGACGAGCGATGAATCCGAAGAAAAAAACGGAGATTCGGGTCCCAGAGAAGTTTGTGGTCCGCTTTAAACCCGGCAAGGAGTTGAGAAAACGACTGGAGGCGATGTCGAAAAAGCTCAAATCCGCGACTAAGGAAAGCGTTCCCAGGACGCCCGCCTGA
- a CDS encoding sulfatase family protein — translation MMRGLSATIRCCNKRKHLALGLALALCWGWMPQGGQTHAEESRKANPPHIVLILADDLGYGDLSCLNPESKIATPRIDQLAREGMIFTDAHTPSSVCTPTRYGLLTGRYAWRTRLQRGVLLGFDRPLIEPNRMTLASLLRSHGYRTACVGKWHLGLGWQSPTGQPVTDSDGTTNDPGVDYSKPLTEGPLTVGFDYFFGIAASLDMAPYCYIENDHVTQPPTEDTKGRDFPFNWRPGKKAQDFAHEEVLPTLTEKAIAWLRSCRRESPDQPVFLYFALTAPHTPVLPLSQYHGKSRAGEYGDFVVQVDDCVGKVLDALDDLGMRQNTLVIVTSDNGSTMTIRPFFQKFNHATNYHFRGQKSDIWEGGHRVPFIVRWPGHVPPGSQCSRTICLTDCLATFAELMGTSLPENAGEDSVSFLNLLTNPEASWERPPVVMHSVDGHFAIREGDWKLLLCRGSGGWSLPENKVPESAPPAQLYNLREDIGEKNNLFHHYPNIVARLSKLLENIRESGHSR, via the coding sequence ATGATGCGTGGATTATCGGCGACGATTCGGTGCTGCAACAAAAGAAAGCACCTCGCTTTGGGTTTGGCACTCGCACTTTGCTGGGGTTGGATGCCGCAGGGCGGACAAACCCACGCCGAAGAATCACGGAAGGCCAACCCGCCTCACATCGTGCTGATCCTGGCGGACGACCTCGGCTATGGGGACCTCTCCTGTCTCAACCCGGAATCAAAAATTGCCACGCCCCGGATTGATCAATTAGCCCGGGAGGGCATGATCTTTACCGACGCCCATACGCCATCCTCCGTGTGCACTCCCACACGTTATGGATTACTCACCGGGAGATATGCCTGGAGAACCCGCCTTCAGCGTGGGGTCTTGCTTGGGTTTGACCGCCCCCTCATCGAACCGAACCGAATGACTCTGGCTTCGTTGCTTCGATCCCACGGTTACCGAACGGCGTGCGTCGGAAAATGGCATCTTGGTCTGGGATGGCAATCTCCGACCGGCCAACCCGTCACGGACTCTGACGGCACAACGAATGACCCCGGCGTTGACTATTCGAAACCTCTCACCGAAGGGCCTCTTACAGTGGGATTCGACTACTTTTTTGGCATCGCCGCCTCTCTGGATATGGCACCCTACTGCTACATCGAGAATGATCACGTGACCCAGCCGCCCACCGAAGACACCAAGGGAAGGGACTTTCCCTTCAACTGGCGACCCGGGAAAAAGGCCCAAGATTTCGCCCACGAGGAGGTGCTCCCAACGCTGACTGAAAAGGCCATAGCTTGGCTGCGGAGTTGCCGCCGCGAGTCTCCCGACCAGCCAGTTTTCCTGTATTTCGCCCTCACAGCACCTCACACACCCGTCCTCCCGCTTTCCCAATATCATGGGAAGAGCAGGGCAGGGGAATACGGGGACTTCGTCGTGCAGGTGGATGACTGCGTTGGCAAGGTTCTCGATGCCCTCGATGATCTTGGGATGCGCCAGAATACCCTCGTCATCGTAACAAGTGACAACGGGTCCACGATGACGATCCGCCCCTTTTTCCAGAAATTCAATCATGCCACGAACTATCACTTCCGGGGCCAAAAGTCGGACATCTGGGAAGGGGGGCACCGCGTGCCGTTCATCGTCCGCTGGCCAGGGCATGTCCCACCGGGAAGTCAGTGTTCCAGAACGATCTGTTTGACGGATTGCCTGGCCACCTTCGCGGAGTTAATGGGCACATCCCTGCCGGAGAATGCCGGCGAAGATAGCGTGAGCTTCCTCAATCTGTTAACAAATCCTGAGGCATCCTGGGAACGCCCGCCCGTGGTCATGCACTCCGTTGATGGCCACTTTGCGATACGCGAGGGTGATTGGAAGCTCCTCCTTTGTCGAGGTTCGGGAGGCTGGTCATTGCCGGAAAACAAGGTGCCCGAGAGTGCTCCCCCCGCCCAACTGTACAACCTCCGCGAAGATATCGGGGAAAAGAATAACCTTTTCCACCACTATCCGAACATCGTAGCTCGCTTGAGCAAACTCCTGGAAAACATCCGCGAGAGTGGTCACTCTCGATAG
- a CDS encoding LptF/LptG family permease, protein MAVFTRYVTTELLKIFGAALTVLTLLLALGIGAREGISRGLPPILIVRMLPYLMPEILGITIPIAVLLSVSQVLGRMSGANEIVALRALGLSPIHAVRPTIVFAFFVSLFTVWMYDVAATWGRPGARRVVVESVEQIAYSMLRTRRSYTSPKFSIVVKDVQGKTLINPLITIQTQPDMPAIVLSAEEAELTTDRQAGGLIITCRKPEARIENSAVVRASDIYSQLIPFDKPIEPLHRDWLATWQIPEAVKTLEKDAHQLEMLIRHAEATDEQKRTWQYQLEQLKIQCRKLKTEPYRRWANGFSSLCFVLLGCPLAMYCRSENFLAIFFLSFLPIVIVYYPLLMLANGLTSSGAIPPPGFWLANLGIAIPGSVLLYLYCET, encoded by the coding sequence ATGGCTGTTTTTACTCGCTATGTTACCACCGAGCTACTCAAAATCTTCGGGGCCGCCCTGACGGTCCTAACGCTGCTGCTTGCGCTGGGGATTGGCGCTCGGGAGGGCATCAGCCGTGGCCTGCCCCCTATCTTAATTGTTCGCATGTTGCCCTATCTGATGCCCGAAATTCTCGGAATCACCATCCCGATTGCCGTGCTCCTCTCTGTCAGTCAGGTTCTGGGCCGCATGTCGGGAGCCAACGAGATCGTCGCTCTCCGTGCCCTGGGGCTGTCTCCGATCCACGCCGTTCGGCCTACCATTGTGTTCGCGTTTTTTGTCAGTTTGTTTACCGTTTGGATGTACGATGTTGCGGCCACGTGGGGGCGGCCCGGAGCCCGCCGGGTGGTCGTGGAGTCGGTTGAACAGATTGCCTACAGCATGCTGCGGACGCGACGGAGTTACACATCTCCGAAGTTCTCCATCGTCGTGAAGGATGTGCAGGGGAAAACCTTGATCAATCCTCTCATCACGATCCAGACCCAGCCTGATATGCCGGCCATCGTGCTCTCCGCTGAGGAAGCCGAACTGACAACGGACCGCCAGGCGGGCGGCCTTATCATCACGTGTCGCAAACCGGAGGCCAGGATTGAAAATTCCGCGGTGGTGCGGGCGTCTGATATTTATTCCCAGCTCATTCCCTTCGATAAACCGATCGAACCACTCCATCGGGACTGGCTTGCCACGTGGCAGATCCCGGAGGCAGTGAAAACACTGGAAAAGGACGCCCACCAGCTTGAGATGCTCATCCGCCATGCCGAAGCCACGGACGAGCAGAAAAGGACCTGGCAGTATCAACTGGAACAACTGAAAATCCAATGCCGCAAGCTCAAGACAGAGCCCTACCGTCGGTGGGCCAACGGATTCAGCAGCCTGTGTTTCGTGCTCCTCGGTTGCCCCCTTGCTATGTACTGCCGCAGTGAAAATTTCCTCGCGATATTCTTTTTGTCGTTCTTGCCCATTGTGATCGTTTACTACCCGTTGCTCATGCTCGCCAATGGCCTGACATCTTCCGGAGCCATTCCGCCTCCCGGGTTCTGGCTTGCCAATCTCGGAATAGCCATTCCCGGAAGTGTGCTCTTGTACCTCTACTGTGAAACCTGA
- a CDS encoding dihydroorotate dehydrogenase: MEPDLSIEIGGLRLKNPVMLASGTFGNAVDCYAFADLNRLGAIIPKTVTLSPRIGNIPPRTVETAAGLLNSIGLDNEGLEGFRTRLWGRLSSLKCPVIVSIAGKADGEFVELAQAIGELEGVKAIELNLSCPNVAGGIDFATDPARCAAVVAAVRRVYDGPILAKLTPNVTDVAAVARAAESAGASAITAVNTLLGMSVDWRRRRSRLGQVFGGLSGPAIKPVALRIVYQVAQAVSIPVVAAGGITTVDDAMEFFVVGASAIQVGTASFYRPTAAWEILDGLPGALMELGARSLREVVGSFGSPRISCEIQC, from the coding sequence ATGGAACCGGACCTCAGTATCGAGATAGGTGGCTTGAGGCTGAAGAATCCTGTGATGCTGGCCTCGGGCACCTTCGGGAACGCCGTTGATTGTTACGCGTTCGCTGACCTGAACCGATTAGGCGCTATCATCCCGAAGACGGTGACTCTGTCCCCAAGAATAGGGAACATTCCACCCCGGACCGTGGAGACGGCGGCTGGGCTTTTGAACTCCATTGGTCTCGACAACGAGGGACTCGAGGGGTTTCGCACCCGTCTGTGGGGCAGATTATCCTCCCTTAAATGTCCGGTGATCGTGAGCATCGCGGGAAAAGCCGACGGAGAATTCGTGGAGCTTGCCCAGGCTATTGGTGAATTGGAAGGGGTTAAGGCGATTGAGCTGAACCTCTCCTGCCCCAATGTGGCGGGAGGAATTGATTTTGCGACCGATCCGGCCCGCTGTGCCGCGGTGGTGGCGGCCGTCCGACGAGTTTACGACGGGCCAATCCTTGCCAAACTGACCCCCAATGTGACTGATGTGGCGGCGGTAGCCAGAGCGGCTGAAAGCGCGGGAGCCTCGGCCATCACGGCGGTCAACACGCTGCTGGGAATGTCGGTGGACTGGCGTCGCCGAAGGTCGAGGCTGGGGCAAGTGTTTGGCGGTCTCAGTGGGCCGGCGATCAAACCGGTGGCCTTGCGGATTGTCTACCAGGTCGCCCAGGCGGTGAGCATCCCCGTGGTGGCGGCGGGGGGAATCACGACAGTGGACGATGCGATGGAGTTTTTCGTGGTCGGTGCCAGCGCGATTCAGGTGGGAACGGCTTCGTTTTATCGTCCAACCGCGGCTTGGGAAATTCTCGACGGTCTCCCTGGGGCGCTCATGGAACTGGGGGCACGTTCGTTGCGGGAGGTCGTGGGCAGCTTTGGTAGCCCGAGGATCTCCTGTGAAATTCAGTGTTAG